One genomic region from Cataglyphis hispanica isolate Lineage 1 chromosome 11, ULB_Chis1_1.0, whole genome shotgun sequence encodes:
- the LOC126852713 gene encoding neurogenic locus Notch protein isoform X4, with the protein MFMSSRVCLHDELGRFFFMDYSSVLLPASQTEAYYFTEIWRHCVDNGSPCEHDGICVNTPGSFACNCTQGFTGPRCETNVNECESHPCQNDGSCLDDPGTFRCVCMPGFTGTQCEIDIDECAARPCLNNGICTDLINSFKCSCADGFAGSHCQINIDDCASSPCKNGGTCQDGIARYTCECPPGFTGASCETNINDCASNPCHSGTCIDGENSFVCNCFPGFTGKLCQTQIDECESSPCQFGGRCEDRINGYQCICRPGTSGINCEVNVNECYSNPCRNAARCIDGINRYSCECEPGYTGQHCETDINECASNPCANGGRCIDLVNSFRCECPRGYYDARCLSDVDECASSPCLNGGTCEDGVNQFICHCLPGYGGKRCEADIDECGSNPCQHGGTCNDHLNGYSCKCLPGYAGTNCETNIDDCANNPCQNGGSCIDLVNDYKCVCELPHTGRNCEDKLDPCSPNKCLHGAKCSPSSNFLDFACTCTVGYTGRLCDEDVDECVMTSPCRNGATCRNTNGSYHCVCAKGYEGRDCIINTDDCASFPCQNGGTCLDGIGDYTCLCVDGFSGKHCEIDIDECLSQPCRNGAMCKEYVNSYTCQCQRGFSGINCQTNDEDCTESSCMNGGNCIDGINNYTCVCKHGYTGSNCQYRINECDSSPCQNGATCHDHVQYYTCHCPYGYTGTHCDAYVDWCADSPCENQATCVQVKNKYHCNCSPGWTGKVCDVEMVSCKDAAIRKGVAEKNLCNNGTCEDIGNSHRCHCLEGYTGSYCQEEINECDSAPCQNGATCKDLVGSYQCQCTKGFQGQNCELNVDDCQPNPCQNGGTCHDLINNFSCSCPPGTLGFICEINVDDCVIGACHNNGTCTDKVGGFECRCPPGFVGPRCEGDINECLSNPCASPGTQDCVQLVNNYHCNCKPGYMGRHCEIKVNFCDSSPCQNGGVCTAKQDRHTCICPSDYHGINCEFAGSYCDAEPCQNGGTCRVTGTGYRCYCTPGTTGAHCEFDARDECKSNPCQQDAPCVNKIDDYACDCPPKWIGKNCEIYDPNYPGGVFGIRPNVNVPKISNAYDYNTERERRKCIENRCEEKAGNNHCDEECNKHACNFDGQDCSLGINPWRNCSAPIRCWDVFMNGVCDEVCNNPQCLFDGRDCERKVAPCNPVYDAYCKKHYANGHCDYGCNNEECNWDGLDCDREPPSLAKGAMSIVLGMDMQTFRSNVVTFLRELGNELRTTTRVKQDELGNDMIYPWKPERDPNAPSIFGRPTMIHTNNQNGVIIYLEIDNRKCIPTSSMTSTLSSSRRDATGCFPSATEAAEYLAATASKHTLLRNFPIEQVRGVVDPQSPEYPDSPTNYKYVFIGVVIVVLGGLLMGVLVTAQRKRAVGVTWFPEGFLRTSSGSGQRRRSRRRGPDGQEMRNLNKQPSVNCMDLDVVTGRVQSQWSDDESDLPPSKRMRAIEPGYASDHTAITDYEETEPRMWTQQHLDAAEICRPDAGGVLTPPSLEHGQDVNARGPCGMTPLMVAAVRGGGLDTGEEEDENDGAAAKIADLVAQGADLNAKTTDKSGETSLHLAARYARSDATKRLLDAGADANSQDNTGRTPLHSAVAADAMGVFQILLRNRATNLNARMHDGTTPLILAARLATEGMVEDLINADADINAADNSGKTALHWAAAVNNVDAVNILLVHGANRDAQDDKDETPLFLAAREGSFEACKALLDTFANREITDHMDRLPRDVASERLHHDIVRLLDEHVPRSPQMVTVIPNGPLMGSPNHPQLITHPTVIGSAPKQTKSKKRPKAGGAGNPNSPESEGGVVVMVRRKPSVKKPPAKRGAQPPNQEIPQGAEGADGNLPTSPYDSASLYSNALPLVAHTATAKQPPPYEDCIKGQSMQGLQQLGLDTFATNYGLPFHDQLLAPHQRQQQGMVNTLSPPYSNQSPPHSVQSNMTLSPQASYMGSPSPAKSRPSLPTSPTHIAAMRQATHQKHGSMPPVGFDFDNLPYTSSQAQQQQQQQQQQQQQQQQMQQTQQQVQQQQQQQQPQQQQQSTQQQQQTQQYYQYLTPPSHHSGPDVTPQHLMQAPESFPTPSPDSPGHWSSSSPHSNSDWSECIASPTNAYGAGAGAHQSNKGSEAIYI; encoded by the exons gTTTTACCGGCACCCAATGCGAGATCGATATAGACGAATGCGCGGCGAGGCCGTGCCTGAACAACGGCATCTGCACCGATCTCATCAACTCCTTCAAGTGCAGCTGCGCCGACGGCTTCGCCGGCTCCCATTGCCAGATCAACATCGACGACTGCGCGTCGTCGCCGTGCAAGAACGGCGGTACCTGTCAGGACGGCATAGCGAGGTACACGTGCGAATGCCCGCCCGGCTTCACCGGCGCCTCCTGCGAGACCAACATCAACGACTGCGCATCGAATCCTTGCCACAGCGGCACCTGCATCGACGGCGAGAACAGCTTCGTCTGCAATTGCTTCCCGGGCTTCACCGGCAAACTCTGCCAGACGCAGATCGACGAGTGCGAGAGCAGTCCGTGCCAGTTCGGTGGTAGATGCGAGGACCGCATCAACGGCTATCAATGCATCTGCCGGCCGGGAACGTCCGGTATCAACTGCGAGGTCAACGTCAACGAGTGCTACAGCAATCCGTGCCGGAACGCGGCCAGGTGCATCGACGGTATCAACAG ATACTCCTGCGAATGCGAGCCCGGCTACACCGGCCAGCACTGCGAGACCGACATAAACGAGTGCGCGAGCAATCCATGCGCGAACGGTGGCCGTTGCATCGACCTGGTGAACAGCTTCAGATGCGAGTGTCCGCGTGGCTACTACGACGCCAGGTGTCTGAGCGACGTGGACGAGTGCGCGAGCTCGCCCTGCCTGAACGGCGGCACTTGCGAGGACGGGGTGAACCAGTTCATCTGCCACTGCCTGCCTGGTTATGGGGGCAAGAGGTGCGAGGCGGACATCGACGAGTGCGGCTCGAATCCCTGCCAACACGGCGGCACGTGCAACGATCATCTCAACGGCTACAGCTGCAAGTGCCTGCCCGGCTACGCCGGGACCAACTGCGAGACCAACATCGACGATTGCGCCAATAATCCTTGTCAGAACGGCGGTTCCTGCATCGATCTCGTCAACGATTACAAATGCGTCTGCGAGCTGCCTCATACTGGCAGAAATTGCGAGGACAAACTGGACCCTTGCTCGCCGAACAA ATGTCTCCACGGAGCAAAGTGCTCGCCATCGTCCAACTTCCTCGACTTTGCGTGTACGTGCACGGTCGGTTACACGGGCAGGCTGTGCGACGAGGACGTCGACGAATGCGTGATGACGTCGCCATGCAGAAACGGTGCCACTTGCCGGAACACCAACGGCTCTTACCACTGCGTGTGCGCGAAGGGCTACGAGGGCCGTGATTGCATCATCAATACCGATGACTGTGCATCAT TTCCCTGTCAGAACGGCGGCACCTGCCTGGACGGCATTGGCGATTACACATGCCTCTGCGTGGATGGTTTCAGCGGCAAGCACTGCGAGATCGATATCGATGAATGTCTGTCGCAGCCTTGTCGGAATGGGGCGATGTGTAAGGAATATGTCAATTCTTACACGTGCCAATGCCAGCGCGGTTTCTCTGGAATCAATTGCCAAACCAACGACGAAGACTGCACCGAAAGTAGCTGCATGAATGGCGGCAATTGCATCGACGGTATCAACAACTACACATGCGTCTGTAAACACGGCTACACCGGTTCCAACTGTCAATATCGTATCAACGAATGCGACAGTTCGCCTTGCCAAAATGGCGCTACTTGTCACGATcatgtacaatattatacCTGTCATTGTCCATACGGCTATACGGGTACGCATTGCGACGCGTACGTGGACTGGTGCGCCGATAGTCCGTGCGAGAATCAGGCTACGTGCGTGCAAGTGAAGAACAAGTATCACTGCAACTGCTCACCCGGATGGACCGGCAAGGTATGCGACGTGGAGATGGTTTCGTGCAAGGACGCGGCGATAAGGAAGGGCGTGGCGGAGAAGAATCTCTGCAACAACGGCACCTGCGAGGATATAGGCAACAGTCACCGTTGTCATTGCCTCGAAGGCTATACCGGCTCGTACTGCCAAGAGGAGATCAACGAGTGCGACTCGGCACCGTGTCAAAACGGCGCGACGTGCAAGGATCTGGTCGGTTCGTATCAGTGTCAATGTACCAAGGGCTTCCAAGGTCAGAACTGCGAACTCAACGTCGACGATTGCCAACCGAATCCCTGTCAGAACGGCGGCACCTGTCACGATCTGATCAACAACTTCAGTTGCTCCTGCCCGCCCGGCACTCTCGGCTTCATATGCGAGATTAACGTTGATGACTGCGTGATAGGCGCCTGTCATAACAATGGCACATGTACCGACAAGGTGGGCGGTTTTGAGTGTAGATGTCCGCCCGGTTTCGTCGGACCGAGATGTGAGGGCGACATCAATGAGTGCCTGTCGAATCCATGTGCTTCGCCTGGTACTCAGGATTGCGTGCAACTCGTCAACAATTATCACTGCAACTGCAAGCCCGGCTATATGGGTCGTCACTGCGAGATCAAGGTGAATTTCTGCGACAGCTCACCGTGCCAGAACGGTGGCGTGTGCACGGCTAAACAAGACAGGCACACGTGTATCTGTCCCAGCGATTATCACGGTATAAATTGCGAGTTCGCCGGCTCCTATTGCGACGCGGAGCCGTGTCAGAATGGCGGCACGTGTCGCGTCACTGGAACCGGCTATCGATGCTACTGCACGCCAGGTACGACGGGCGCGCACTGCGAGTTCGATGCTCGGGACGAATGCAAAAGCAATCCGTGCCAGCAAGACGCCCCTTGCGTTAATAAGATCGACGACTATGCCTGCGATTGTCCTCCCAAATGGATCGGCAAGAACTGCGAGATCTACGATCCGAATTATCCTGGCGGCGTGTTCGGTATTCGACCCAATGTCAATGTCCCGAAAATCTCGAACGCTTACGATTACAATACGGAGCGCGAGCGCAGAAAGTGTATCGAGAATCGCTGCGAGGAGAAAGCCGGCAATAATCACTGCGACGAGGAATGCAACAAGCACGCGTGCAACTTTGACGGGCAGGATTGCTCGCTTGGCATCAATCCCTGGCGTAATTGTTCAGCACCTATCAGATGCTGGGATGTATTTATGAATGGCGTATGCGATGAGGTCTGCAACAACCCGCAGTGTCTCTTCGATGGCAGAGATTGCGAGCGAAAAGTCGCTCCTTGCAA TCCGGTTTACGACGCGTACTGTAAAAAACATTACGCCAACGGTCATTGCGATTATGGCTGCAACAACGAGGAATGCAACTGGGACGGCCTCGACTGCGACAGGGAGCCACCGTCATTGGCTAAAGGTGCCATGTCCATTGTCCTGGGGATGGATATGCAGACCTTCCGCTCGAACGTCGTGACCTTTCTGCGCGAGCTTGGCAACGAATTGAGAACGACGACACGCGTGAAGCAGGATGAACTCGGCAACGACATGATATATCCTTGGAAACCCGAGAGAGATCCCAACGCTCCCAGCATATTCGGCCGGCCGACGATGATCCATACTAATAATCAAAACGGTGTGATCATCTATCTAGAGATTGATAATCGCAAATGCATCCCAACCTCTTCGATGACGTCGACTTTGAGTTCTTCTCGTCGGGATGCCACAGGATGCTTTCCATCAGCCACTGAGGCGGCCGAGTATTTGGCCGCCACAGCGTCGAAGCATACATTGTTGCGAAACTTTCCCATCGAGCAAGTGCGAGGTGTCGTGGATCCTCAGAGTCCGGAGTATCCCGACAGTCCAACAAATTACAAGTATGTTTTTATCGGCGTGGTTATCGTCGTGCTCGGCGGTCTTCTAATGGGCGTGCTGGTGACCGCGCAACGAAAACGCGCCGTAGGAGTCACGTGGTTCCCCGAGGGCTTTTTGAGAACCAGCAGCGGCAGTGGACAACGGCGCCGTTCGCGTAGGCGCGGTCCGGACGGTCAGGAGATGCGAAATCTGAACAAGCAACCGTCAGTGAATTGCATGGACCTGGACGTAGTGACTGGTCGGGTGCAGTCCCAGTGGTCCGACGACGAGTCCGATCTGCCGCCGTCGAAACGGATGCGCGCGATCGAGCCGGGTTACGCGAGCGATCACACCGCCATCACAGACTACGAGGAGACCGAGCCGCGCATGTGGACGCAGCAGCATCTGGACGCGGCCGAGATCTGCCGACCGGATGCTGGTGGTGTGCTGACGCCGCCCAGCCTGGAACACGGCCAGGACGTAAACGCGCGCGGTCCATGCGGCATGACGCCACTGATGGTGGCGGCTGTGCGCGGCGGCGGTCTCGACACTGGCGAGGAAGAGGACGAGAACGATGGCGCCGCGGCGAAGATCGCCGATCTAGTCGCCCAGGGCGCCGATTTAAACGCCAAGACCACGGACAAGAGTGGCGAGACGTCGCTGCATCTGGCCGCGCGTTATGCTCGGTCCGACGCGACCAAGAGGCTCCTAGACGCCGGCGCCGATGCGAATTCACAGGATAACACCGGCCGTACACCGCTACATTCGGCCGTCGCGGCCGACGCCATGGGTGTCTTTCAAATTCTACTACGCAATCGGGCGACGAATCTGAATGCTCGTATGCACGACGGCACGACGCCATTGATATTAGCGGCGCGTCTAGCCACCGAGGGCATGGTCGAAGATCTCATCAACGCCGACGCCGACATTAACGCCGCTGACAATAGCGGCAAGACTGCGTTGCATTGGGCTGCCGCGGTCAACAACGTCGATGCCGTCAACATACTATTGGTGCATGGCGCCAACAGAGATGCTCAAGATGACAAGGATGAGACCCCGTTGTTCCTCGCCGCCCGCGAGGGCAGTTTCGAAGCGTGCAAAGCGCTGTTGGACACGTTCGCCAACAGGGAGATTACTGATCACATGGATCGGTTACCGCGCGACGTCGCCAGCGAAAGACTACATCATGATATCGTCAGACTACTTGACGAACACGTGCCGAGGTCGCCGCAGATGGTGACAGTCATTCCGAATGGTCCTCTCATGG GCTCTCCAAATCATCCACAATTAATCACGCATCCCACAGTAATCGGCTCGGCGCCGAAGCAGACCAAGTCAAAGAAGCGGCCAAAGGCGGGCGGTGCGGGAAACCCAAACAGTCCGGAATCGGAGGGCGGCGTGGTGGTGATGGTGAGGCGAAAACCATCGGTGAAGAAGCCGCCGGCCAAGCGTGGCGCTCAGCCCCCAAACCAGGAGATCCCGCAAGGAGCGGAGGGCGCCGACGGCAACTTGCCAACGAGTCCGTACGATAGCGCGAGCCTCTACAGCAACGCGTTACCCCTAGTGGCTCATACGGCAACGGCGAAACAGCCGCCGCCATACGAGGATTGCATCAAGGGCCAGTCGATGCAAGGCTTGCAACAACTCGGTCTCGACACCTTCGCGACCAATTACGGGCTGCCATTTCACGACCAGCTCCTAGCGCCGCATCAGCGGCAGCAACAGGGTATGGTGAATACACTATCGCCGCCGTATAGCAATCAATCGCCGCCACATTCGGTACAATCCAACATGACCCTCTCCCCACAAGCGAGTTACATGGGCTCGCCGTCACCGGCGAAAAGTCGGCCGTCTTTACCCACCTCGCCCACCCACATCGCCGCCATGAGGCAGGCGACGCATCAGAAACACGGCAGCATGCCGCCAGTGGGATTTGATTTCGACAATCTGCCATACACCTCGAGTCAGgcgcaacaacagcagcagcaacagcaacagcagcagcagcagcaacaacaaatGCAGCAAACGCAACAACAGGtccagcagcaacaacaacagcagcagccgcaacaacagcagcaaagtacgcaacagcaacagcagaCGCAACAATACTATCAGTACTTGACACCGCCGTCTCATCATTCCGGACCTGATGTCACGCCTCAGCATCTCATGCAGGCGCCCGAGAGCTTTCCGACACCGTCGCCAGACAGCCCGGGACACTGGTCCTCGAGCTCGCCTCATTCAAACAGCGATTGGTCCGAGTGCATAGCATCACCCACGAACGCCTACGGTGCCGGAGCCGGCGCTCACCAAAGCAATAAGGGTTCCGAGGCGATCTACATATGA